A genomic window from Actinomycetota bacterium includes:
- the prfA gene encoding peptide chain release factor 1: protein MAFADRLDEIERNYGELERQLSQPEVYQDRQRYAELARAHAELSEVMPALRAYREALREAREAEEMLAGERDPEMAEFLRESLHAAEERAGELEKEIRLKLLPSDPRDEKDVIMEIRAGAGGEEAGLFASDLYRMYTRYADRRGWKTEALSSSPSELGGFKEIIFSVRGKGAYSKLKYESGVHRVQRIPVTESGGRIHTSTATVAVLPEAEEVEVTINPAELKVDVFRSTGPGGQSVNTTDSAVRVTHLPTGIVVSCQDEKSQLQNREKALRILRARLLRMEQERQQKELAEERRSQVGTGDRSERIRTYNFPQGRVSDHRIGLTLYRLEEVLDGDLDEVIEALAAADRAERLARMGQD from the coding sequence ATGGCTTTCGCGGACAGGCTGGACGAGATAGAGAGGAACTACGGGGAGCTGGAGCGCCAGCTCTCCCAGCCCGAGGTGTACCAGGACCGCCAGCGGTACGCCGAGCTCGCGCGCGCCCACGCCGAACTCTCGGAGGTCATGCCCGCCCTGCGCGCCTACCGCGAGGCGCTGCGGGAGGCGCGCGAGGCGGAGGAGATGCTCGCTGGAGAGCGGGACCCGGAGATGGCGGAGTTCCTGCGCGAGTCGCTGCACGCCGCCGAGGAACGCGCCGGGGAGCTGGAGAAGGAGATAAGGTTGAAGCTCCTGCCCTCCGACCCGCGCGACGAGAAGGACGTGATCATGGAGATCCGAGCCGGGGCAGGCGGCGAGGAAGCGGGCCTTTTCGCGAGCGACCTCTACCGCATGTACACCCGTTACGCCGACCGCAGGGGCTGGAAGACGGAGGCCCTCTCATCCAGCCCCTCGGAGCTGGGGGGCTTCAAGGAGATCATCTTCTCCGTGCGGGGCAAGGGGGCTTACAGCAAGCTGAAATACGAGTCAGGGGTGCACCGCGTACAGCGCATCCCGGTCACCGAGTCGGGAGGCCGCATACACACCTCCACCGCCACCGTGGCCGTGCTGCCGGAGGCGGAGGAGGTGGAGGTGACCATCAACCCCGCCGAGCTGAAGGTGGACGTCTTCCGCTCCACCGGACCGGGCGGGCAGTCGGTGAACACCACCGACTCCGCCGTGCGCGTCACCCATCTGCCCACCGGCATCGTGGTCTCCTGCCAGGACGAGAAGAGCCAGCTCCAGAACCGCGAGAAGGCCTTGCGCATCCTCAGGGCACGCCTGCTGCGCATGGAGCAGGAGAGGCAGCAGAAGGAGCTAGCGGAGGAGAGGCGCTCCCAGGTGGGCACCGGCGACCGCTCGGAGCGCATACGTACCTACAACTTCCCCCAAGGCCGCGTATCAGACCACCGCATAGGCCTCACCCTCTACCGGCTCGAGGAGGTGCTGGACGGCGACCTGGACGAGGTCATCGAGGCGCTGGCCGCCGCCGACCGCGCCGAGAGGCTGGCGCGCATGGGCCAGGACTGA
- a CDS encoding DUF1385 domain-containing protein — protein MAFYGISTTSLPCSPSPARVPGTDAGPRRGRDFRLGGQAVIEGVMMRGCANWALAVRKPDGDIHVVCEPLNSFLVRHPAWDRPLLRGLFVLGESLVLGWKALSLSADIALEEEGDGRGMGWFQQSLALFLALALMVGLFIALPTWLAPLLLGKDSPVWLWNLVEGGLRLAAFVAYLALVSLSGEMRRVFQYHGAEHQSIHLWEHGYPLEPERALREGTDHARCGTAFVLLVLVLTVVIYSFLGRPALWLRVLERMALIPVVAGVSYEIIRYADGSPSPWMRSLVLPGMWLQRLTTRRPDREQAEVAISALRALLEREDPRALEPAAVGGEDGESREREKA, from the coding sequence ATGGCCTTCTACGGGATCTCCACGACCTCCCTACCCTGTTCGCCCTCCCCGGCGCGGGTGCCGGGCACCGACGCCGGCCCGCGGCGGGGGCGGGACTTCCGCCTGGGCGGGCAGGCGGTCATCGAGGGCGTGATGATGCGCGGCTGCGCCAACTGGGCGCTGGCGGTGCGCAAGCCGGACGGGGACATCCACGTGGTATGCGAGCCGCTCAACTCCTTCCTGGTGCGCCACCCGGCGTGGGACAGGCCTCTGCTGCGCGGCCTCTTCGTGTTGGGGGAGAGCCTGGTGCTGGGCTGGAAAGCGCTGTCCCTCTCGGCCGACATCGCCCTGGAGGAGGAAGGCGACGGCAGGGGGATGGGCTGGTTCCAGCAGTCCCTCGCCCTCTTCCTGGCCCTGGCCTTGATGGTGGGACTGTTCATCGCCCTTCCCACCTGGCTGGCCCCCCTTTTGCTGGGAAAAGACAGCCCGGTGTGGCTGTGGAACCTCGTCGAGGGAGGCCTGCGCTTGGCCGCCTTCGTGGCTTACCTCGCCCTGGTCTCTCTCTCCGGGGAGATGCGGCGTGTCTTCCAGTACCACGGCGCGGAGCACCAGTCCATCCACCTCTGGGAACACGGCTACCCCCTGGAGCCGGAGCGGGCGCTCAGGGAGGGCACGGACCACGCGCGGTGCGGGACCGCCTTCGTCCTGCTGGTGCTGGTGCTCACGGTGGTCATCTATTCCTTCCTGGGGAGGCCGGCGCTGTGGCTGCGGGTGCTGGAGAGGATGGCCCTGATCCCGGTGGTGGCCGGGGTCTCGTATGAGATAATCAGGTATGCGGACGGCAGCCCCTCTCCATGGATGAGGTCCCTGGTGCTCCCGGGGATGTGGCTGCAGAGGCTTACCACCCGCAGGCCGGACCGCGAGCAGGCCGAGGTCGCCATCTCCGCCCTGCGGGCGCTCCTTGAGCGCGAGGACCCGCGTGCGCTGGAGCCGGCGGCGGTCGGCGGCGAGGACGGGGAAAGCCGGGAGCGCGAAAAGGCTTGA
- the rpmE gene encoding 50S ribosomal protein L31, with translation MKKGIHPDYVEATVTCSCGNTFKTRSTKPELRVEICSECHPFYSGKQKLVDTGGRVERFERRYGKARPQRKTRSERKVRKTEGQD, from the coding sequence ATGAAAAAGGGAATACATCCCGATTACGTGGAGGCTACGGTGACCTGTTCCTGCGGGAACACCTTCAAGACGCGCTCCACCAAGCCTGAATTGCGGGTGGAGATCTGCTCGGAATGCCATCCCTTCTACTCCGGGAAGCAGAAGCTGGTGGACACCGGGGGTCGCGTGGAGCGTTTCGAGCGCCGCTACGGCAAGGCGAGGCCTCAGCGCAAGACCAGGTCGGAGCGGAAGGTCCGCAAGACGGAGGGGCAGGATTAG